From one Amia ocellicauda isolate fAmiCal2 chromosome 17, fAmiCal2.hap1, whole genome shotgun sequence genomic stretch:
- the LOC136712611 gene encoding tRNA (32-2'-O)-methyltransferase regulator THADA isoform X2, with protein sequence MFLDESAQKQADACVTFYRSIEKLPVDVKNKLLEFIAKLQESTRSSGKRCKERRLEEALEKLRAACELDCCSLLQVRHVLPLVRLVLAFQLETLGNSTAFRKLDQMMIKLSEINQTLVFEEVQKCLRSTVDKDEILSFKDLQIVSMFLEDSSVGRQLFRQAFPSLLSKVAETFPVIMDQEAARNGEWCYLTVKVCLQIFQLLPTGYNESNAATEVILQHLLLIILGQSSNRDTRLLAGTASTMAINTAPQPLDGVEAVLSFLEVASTGPSRLCTGSVTVACGVPSRDGVNTLAVTRGLLTCCRKDILLSPMDREGTCLLLDGVFPVVSALCEESLDCHYYIFQVLALWLKCVRENLEEVWAVTGVPLLSDRYRLKQRLTQLIWNSAESPVEGVSEFVHSLFRLLLEIYELECERFQDPERPLYMSLLHRVTALPWEAKSKYFPLCALLPYIGTDKVLEHFPMLPCHLLSCLSTNHLSPCASEAYKCIIKHQRRELCARAALSETELAEQWARWWYPTLLEALTSDVTLLQNNACSYLLPWTLRTFPAAFELLQHQVCLSGPRQLRAWASILGAQRTVTGSSPLQSSQLGPLRLSLGSLDDSVRLAALSLLCCSPKTNQPPTELELAEMRAFIPLNLNCDSSPFRQHLQAGVKKFLVRIRDSCLACLRARKGKIEGEQEEKNSLVAQGVAFVDWLAQLPFYYLAPGLTYQRKKTALLLLSAVLETCTDSWSPDKKKGQPPVNMSALIGWARQRGQWDFFSRTNLLVLLRCLEDGTNEIRDLGSELLLRFFPPLLPQDLRPGLFERAQKLICCPRVQDAQAGALMMKMVLQTSEDLSSILKIDCKAESDQVPMQDVNTVSLVLFLLQELQQHHLAAEEDMLNAARTKPIHGVLVALQRCLLDVPNAWISMQTADISPRGSEVIPRLVETLEKISMFLLGVLYGNQGGSCEEQETPPSFCDMGNAINWVIAQGGGLADGEGDDCVLLSEEHSLIMTCCWVSLKEIGIFLGSLVEKVFLVAPSGAATQSLLTIEDLKKIAKVFKDILLKCRHWGAVEGCCAGFTKFCAVLLNNPNPELQAIPTSMLEQGLLVLQTPRSTSVTRRAAGLPMLILCIVAAENASKARPLLAHSMKTLLDTARAPLPLHWDQTLDLPQVCAVHALQAVVRCSGLGVAVLQFAPAMTMLSLNALSSPCWAMRNAALQLFSSLCSRMLGQRPSGGDGSVRHTMSPPAFFTNYPALQAFLLGQLEGAAESLGSPGEGRLHLHPSLHSVLALLAKLQPGVHDETGSLSTFQAPLLQLAASPVYAMREMASKALLAMTPPSEYMSTLLQLAGELPETRVPFCHNRLHGQLLQIRALLGRTLGTDGLAVDTVNVLVEKFESRLWLITSTPKCPLIGSAYLCVAAQLARFCTRSFLDQLHTSLMMELHGPRNRLQVGLAVFSQNAVRFLCDEAVRAGDPEMGEQVWRLLSVGDPDVQLALVRWAGDGQSWKDTDLQPVLDKALRDNLKALLERGSVEYRRAYLEAFVAVVTTGADSPDPQAALPPGPTQWICTELLLDLLESRSGGPELLSQLLCAVGLLLSDSPADSLTERWCGLLETHRTPETSDSLRLGCAKALRLGGAPLVRRALAGRAPCPALCARTRISR encoded by the exons ATGTTTCTGGACGAATCGGCTCAGAAACAAGCTGACGCCTGTGTGACCTTCTACAGGAGCATAGAGAAACTACCTGTAGATGTTAAGAATAAACTGCTTGAATTCATTGCAAAACTGCAAGAATCCACCAG GAGCTCCGGGAAGCGCTGCAAAGAAAGACGTCTGGAGGAGGCCCTGGAGAAGCTGAGGGCTGCCTGTGAGCTGGACTGTTGCAGCTTGCTCCAGGTCCGGCACGTTCTCCCGTTGGTGCGGCTGGTCCTTGCCTTCCAGCTGGAAACACTCGGCAACTCCACTGCCTTCCGCAAGCTCGACCAG ATGATGATTAAGCTGTCAGAGATCAACCAGACCCTCGTTTTTGAGGAGGTCCAGAAGTGTCTGAGAAGCACAGTAGACAAGGATGAG ATTTTATCATTTAAGGACCTCCAAATAG TATCCATGTTTCTGGAGGACAGCTCTGTGGGCCGTCAGTTGTTTAGACAAGCCTTTCCATCGCTGCTGTCCAAAGTAGCCGAGACCTTCCCAGTCATCATGGACCAGGAAGCAGCTAGAAATGGGGAGTGGTGCTATCTCACAGTGAAG GTTTGCCTACAGATTTTCCAGCTGTTGCCCACTGGTTATAATGAGAGTAACGCAGCTACGGAGGTCATTCTGCAACATCTGCTGCTCATCATCCTGGGGCAG AGCTCTAACCGGGACACTCGGCTGCTGGCCGGCACTGCTTCTACAATGGCGATTAACACCGCACCGCAGCCCCTGGATGGCGTGGAGGCCGTGCTGAGTTTCCTAGAGGTAGCCAGCACAG GACCGTCTCGGCTGTGCACGGGCAGTGTGACCGTGGCCTGTGGGGTTCCGAGCCGGGACGGGGTGAACACGCTGGCGGTGACCAGGGGACTCCTGACCTGCtgcaggaaggacatcctactCAGCCCAATGGACAGGGAAGGG ACCTGCCTGTTGTTAGATGGTGTGTTTCCTGTTGTCTCTGCCTTGTGTGAGGAGAGCCTGGACTGCCATTATTACATCTTCCAAG TGCTTGCCCTGTGGCTGAAGTGTGTGCGGGAGAATCTGGAGGAGGTGTGGGCAGTGACAGGAGTACCCCTGCTCTCTGACCGCTACCGCCTGAAGCAGCGCCTCACCCAGCTCATCTGGAACAGTGCAGAGAGCCCA GTGGAAGGCGTCTCTGAGTTTGTGCACAGCCTGTTCCGTCTGCTCTTGGAGATTTACGAACTGGAGTGCGAGCGCTTTCAAGACCCAGAGAGGCCTCTTTACATGTCCTTGCTGCACAGAGTCACTGCTCTGCCCTGGGAGGCCAAATCAAAGTACTTCCCCCTGTGTGCTCTGCTCCCCTACATTGGCACAGACAAG GTGCTGGAACATTTCCCCATGCTCCCCTGCCACCTCCTAAGCTGCCTCTCCACCAATCACCTCTCTCCCTGCGCCTCTGAGGCCTACAAGTGCATCATCAAGCACCAGAGACGGGAACTGTGTGCCAGGGCTGCCCTCTCGGAGACGGAGCTGGCGGAGCAGTGGGCCCGATGGTGGTATCCCACCCTGCTGGAAGCCCTGACCTCGGACGTGACCCTCCTGCAGAACAATGCCTGCAGCTACCTCCTGCCCTGGACCCTGCGCACCTTCCCAGCTGCCTTcgagctccttcaacaccaggTCTGCCTCTCCGGCCCGAGGCAGCTCCGAGCCTGGGCCAGCATCCTGGGCGCCCAGAGGACAGTGACTGGGTCTTCGCCCCTGCAGAGCAGCCAGCTGGGCCCGCTGCGCCTGTCTCTGGGCTCTCTGGATGACAGCGTGCGGCTGGCAGCCCTCAGCCTCCTCTGCTGCAGCCCCAAGACCAACCAGCCTCCCACGGAGCTGGAGCTCGCCGAGATGAGGGCCTTCATACCCCTGAACCTCAACTGCGACTCCTCCCCTTTCCGGCAGCACCTCCAGGCCGGGGTGAAGAAATTCCTTGTCCGAATCCGGGACAGCTGCCTGGCCTGCCTCAGAGCCAGGAAGGGCAAGATCGAGGGAGAACAGGAGGAGAAGAACTCTCTGGTGGCCCAGGGAGTAG cttttgtagATTGGCTGGCACAGTTGCCCTTTTACTACCTGGCCCCGGGGCTCACCTACCAGAGAAAGAAGACTGCTCTTCTCCTGTTGTCTGCGGTGTTGGAGACATGCACCGACAGCTGGAGCCCAGACAAGAAGAAAGGCCAGCCACCAG TGAACATGTCTGCTCTGATAGGCTGGGCGAGGCAGAGAGGACAATGGGATTTCTTCTCCAGGACCAATCTGCTGGTTCTCCTCCGCTGCTTGGAAGACGGCACCAACGAG ATCCGCGACTTGGGCTCCGAGCTGCTGCTGCGATTCTTCCCGCCTCTGCTGCCACAAGACCTGCGCCCCGGCCTGTTCGAGCGTGCACAGAAGCTCATATGCTGCCCTCGTGTGCAGGATGCTCAGGCAGGGGCACTGATGATGAAGATGGTCCTCCAGAC GTCAGAGGATCTTTCTTCAATCTTGAAGATCGACTGCAAGGCAGAGAGTGACCAGGTGCCCATGCAGGACGTGAATACAGTGTCTCTGGTCCTGTTTCTGCTCCAGGAGCTCCAGCAACACCACCTAGCTGCTGAGGAGGACATGCTGAACGCTGCCAGAACCAAACCAATCCATG GGGTTCTCGTGGCTCTGCAGAGGTGTCTCCTGGATGTCCCAAATGCTTGGATTTCAATGCAGACAGCTGACATCAGCCCCCGTGGGTCAGAGGTGATTCCCAGGCTGGTGGAGACCttggagaagattagcatgttCCTCCTGGGGGTGCTGTATGGAAACCAGGGGGGATCTTGTGAGGAGCAAG AAACGCCCCCATCGTTCTGTGACATGGGGAACGCTATCAACTGGGTGATCGCGCAGGGTGGGGGGCTGGCGGATGGAGAGGGGGACGACTGTGTGCTGCTGTCAGAGGAACACAGCCTCATTATGACTTGCTGTTGGGTCTCCTTGAAG GAAATTGGCATTTTTCTGGGCTCACTGGTGGAGAAGGTGTTCTTGGTGGCGCCCTCTGGTGCTGCGACACAGTCCCTGCTCACCATTGAAGATCTGAAGAAGATTGCCAAAGTGTTCAAGGATATTCTTCTCAAGTGTCGCCACTGG GGAGCTGTGGAGGGGTGCTGCGCCGGCTTCACTAAATTTTGTGCTGTTCTTCTGAATAACCCGAACCCAGAGCTACAGGCGATCCCTACAAGCATGCTGGAGCAG GGGTTGTTGGTGCTGCAGACGCCCCGCAGCACGTCGGTGACCCGGCGGGCAGCAGGGCTCCCCATGCTCATCCTCTGTATCGTAGCGGCAGAGAACGCCAGCAAAGCCCGGCCGCTGCTGGCCCACAGCATGAAGACCCTGCTGGACACGGCCAGAGCGCCTCTGCCACTGCACTGGGACCAGACCCTTGACCTGCCACAG GTGTGTGCAGTCCATGCCCTCCAGGCCGTGGTGCGATGCTCTGGGCTGGGCGTGGCCGTGTTACAGTTTGCTCCTGCCATGACCATGCTGTCTCTGAACGCCCTGAGTTCCCCCTGCTGGGCAATGAGGAATGCAGCCCTCCAGCTCTTCA GTTCTCTGTGCTCTCGGATGCTGGGCCAGCGGCCGAGTGGAGGGGACGGCTCTGTGCGGCACACCATGTCCCCCCCTGCCTTCTTCACAAACTACCCCGCGCTGCAGGCCTTCCTCCTGGGACAGCTAGAGGGCGCCGCCGAGTCCCTGGGCTCACCAGGAGAGGGGAGACTCCACCTCCACCCCTCCCTGCATTCTGTCCTCGCCCTGCTGGCAAAACTGCAGCCTGGAGTCCACGATGAAACTGG GTCTCTGTCCACTTTCCAGGCCCCTCTGCTCCAGCTGGCTGCCAGTCCAGTCTATGCCATGAGAGAGATGGCCTCAAAGGCTTTGCTCGCCATGACGCCCCCTTCTGAGTACATGAGCACTTTACTCCAATTGGCGGGAGAATTACCGGAAACCCGAGTGCCCTTCTGTCACAATCGCCTGCATGGGCAGCTGCTGCAGATACGGGCTCTGCTGGGTAGGACTTTGGGCACTGATGG ATTGGCAGTGGATACAGTGAATGTCTTGGTGGAGAAGTTTGAATCCAGGCTGTGGTTGATCACATCGACCCCCAAGTGCCCCTTAATCGGGTCGGCCTACTTGTGTGTTGCGGCCCAGCTGGCGAGATTCTGCACTCGCAGCTTCCTGGATCAGCTGCACACCAGCCTAATGATGGAGCTGCATGGCCCAAGGAACAGGCTGCAG GTGGGCTTGGCAGTATTCTCCCAGAATGCTGTGCGCTTCCTCTGTGATGAAGCCGTGAGAGCCGGAGACCCTGAGATGGGGGAGCAGGTGTGGCGGCTGCTTTCTGTGGGAGACCCTGACGTGCAGTTGGCTCTGGTCCGCTGGGCAGGGGATGGACAGAGCTGGAAGGACACTGACCTGCAGCCAGTTCTGGACAAAGCTCTGAGG GACAATCTGAAGGCCTTGCTGGAGAGAGGTAGTGTGGAGTACAGGAGAGCGTACCTGGAGGCTTTTGTGGCTGTGGTGACCACAGGTGCAGACAGCCCAGACCCCCAGGCTGCCCTTCCCCCCGGCCCGACCCAGTGGATCTGCACTGAGCTGCTATTGGACCTTCTAGAGAGCCGGTCTGGTGGGCCTGAGCTCCTCTCTCAGCTTCTCTGTGCTGTTGGTCTTCTACTGAGTGACAG CCCCGCAGATTCCCTGACCGAGCGCTGGTGCGGGCTGCTGGAGACTCACAGGACCCCTGAGACCTCCGACTCCCTAAGGCTGGGCTGTGCGAAGGCCCTGCGGCTGGGGGGGGCTCCCCTGGTGCGCAGGGCACTGGCAGGCCGGGCCCCGTGCCCCGCTCTCTGCGCCAG GACGAGGATCAGCAGGTGA
- the LOC136712611 gene encoding tRNA (32-2'-O)-methyltransferase regulator THADA isoform X1, with protein sequence MFLDESAQKQADACVTFYRSIEKLPVDVKNKLLEFIAKLQESTRSSGKRCKERRLEEALEKLRAACELDCCSLLQVRHVLPLVRLVLAFQLETLGNSTAFRKLDQMMIKLSEINQTLVFEEVQKCLRSTVDKDEILSFKDLQIVSMFLEDSSVGRQLFRQAFPSLLSKVAETFPVIMDQEAARNGEWCYLTVKVCLQIFQLLPTGYNESNAATEVILQHLLLIILGQSSNRDTRLLAGTASTMAINTAPQPLDGVEAVLSFLEVASTGPSRLCTGSVTVACGVPSRDGVNTLAVTRGLLTCCRKDILLSPMDREGTCLLLDGVFPVVSALCEESLDCHYYIFQVLALWLKCVRENLEEVWAVTGVPLLSDRYRLKQRLTQLIWNSAESPVEGVSEFVHSLFRLLLEIYELECERFQDPERPLYMSLLHRVTALPWEAKSKYFPLCALLPYIGTDKVLEHFPMLPCHLLSCLSTNHLSPCASEAYKCIIKHQRRELCARAALSETELAEQWARWWYPTLLEALTSDVTLLQNNACSYLLPWTLRTFPAAFELLQHQVCLSGPRQLRAWASILGAQRTVTGSSPLQSSQLGPLRLSLGSLDDSVRLAALSLLCCSPKTNQPPTELELAEMRAFIPLNLNCDSSPFRQHLQAGVKKFLVRIRDSCLACLRARKGKIEGEQEEKNSLVAQGVAFVDWLAQLPFYYLAPGLTYQRKKTALLLLSAVLETCTDSWSPDKKKGQPPVNMSALIGWARQRGQWDFFSRTNLLVLLRCLEDGTNEIRDLGSELLLRFFPPLLPQDLRPGLFERAQKLICCPRVQDAQAGALMMKMVLQTSEDLSSILKIDCKAESDQVPMQDVNTVSLVLFLLQELQQHHLAAEEDMLNAARTKPIHGVLVALQRCLLDVPNAWISMQTADISPRGSEVIPRLVETLEKISMFLLGVLYGNQGGSCEEQETPPSFCDMGNAINWVIAQGGGLADGEGDDCVLLSEEHSLIMTCCWVSLKEIGIFLGSLVEKVFLVAPSGAATQSLLTIEDLKKIAKVFKDILLKCRHWGAVEGCCAGFTKFCAVLLNNPNPELQAIPTSMLEQGLLVLQTPRSTSVTRRAAGLPMLILCIVAAENASKARPLLAHSMKTLLDTARAPLPLHWDQTLDLPQVCAVHALQAVVRCSGLGVAVLQFAPAMTMLSLNALSSPCWAMRNAALQLFSSLCSRMLGQRPSGGDGSVRHTMSPPAFFTNYPALQAFLLGQLEGAAESLGSPGEGRLHLHPSLHSVLALLAKLQPGVHDETGSLSTFQAPLLQLAASPVYAMREMASKALLAMTPPSEYMSTLLQLAGELPETRVPFCHNRLHGQLLQIRALLGRTLGTDGLAVDTVNVLVEKFESRLWLITSTPKCPLIGSAYLCVAAQLARFCTRSFLDQLHTSLMMELHGPRNRLQVGLAVFSQNAVRFLCDEAVRAGDPEMGEQVWRLLSVGDPDVQLALVRWAGDGQSWKDTDLQPVLDKALRDNLKALLERGSVEYRRAYLEAFVAVVTTGADSPDPQAALPPGPTQWICTELLLDLLESRSGGPELLSQLLCAVGLLLSDSPADSLTERWCGLLETHRTPETSDSLRLGCAKALRLGGAPLVRRALAGRAPCPALCARLINTGLYLLQDEDQQVRTEAARFGSMVTFTKDGQPCFEMQANQVLLSLLDLLLEEFWDRPDSLEALLSHLPPPDLDAVLRDTQDTQSLSLYEQDEPNVFAEPAVMSQVLLPYLLRLADRARTSACVREQLSRWATDSTAQIMTSFHRCQELLTAGCVEVQHRPHFHGVLAGLFTRAALLLRFLESVEDPRLPCPAPFLRSQLQDTHRLLSRYGILTPVELTSLLLTPVKLPLENLQIW encoded by the exons ATGTTTCTGGACGAATCGGCTCAGAAACAAGCTGACGCCTGTGTGACCTTCTACAGGAGCATAGAGAAACTACCTGTAGATGTTAAGAATAAACTGCTTGAATTCATTGCAAAACTGCAAGAATCCACCAG GAGCTCCGGGAAGCGCTGCAAAGAAAGACGTCTGGAGGAGGCCCTGGAGAAGCTGAGGGCTGCCTGTGAGCTGGACTGTTGCAGCTTGCTCCAGGTCCGGCACGTTCTCCCGTTGGTGCGGCTGGTCCTTGCCTTCCAGCTGGAAACACTCGGCAACTCCACTGCCTTCCGCAAGCTCGACCAG ATGATGATTAAGCTGTCAGAGATCAACCAGACCCTCGTTTTTGAGGAGGTCCAGAAGTGTCTGAGAAGCACAGTAGACAAGGATGAG ATTTTATCATTTAAGGACCTCCAAATAG TATCCATGTTTCTGGAGGACAGCTCTGTGGGCCGTCAGTTGTTTAGACAAGCCTTTCCATCGCTGCTGTCCAAAGTAGCCGAGACCTTCCCAGTCATCATGGACCAGGAAGCAGCTAGAAATGGGGAGTGGTGCTATCTCACAGTGAAG GTTTGCCTACAGATTTTCCAGCTGTTGCCCACTGGTTATAATGAGAGTAACGCAGCTACGGAGGTCATTCTGCAACATCTGCTGCTCATCATCCTGGGGCAG AGCTCTAACCGGGACACTCGGCTGCTGGCCGGCACTGCTTCTACAATGGCGATTAACACCGCACCGCAGCCCCTGGATGGCGTGGAGGCCGTGCTGAGTTTCCTAGAGGTAGCCAGCACAG GACCGTCTCGGCTGTGCACGGGCAGTGTGACCGTGGCCTGTGGGGTTCCGAGCCGGGACGGGGTGAACACGCTGGCGGTGACCAGGGGACTCCTGACCTGCtgcaggaaggacatcctactCAGCCCAATGGACAGGGAAGGG ACCTGCCTGTTGTTAGATGGTGTGTTTCCTGTTGTCTCTGCCTTGTGTGAGGAGAGCCTGGACTGCCATTATTACATCTTCCAAG TGCTTGCCCTGTGGCTGAAGTGTGTGCGGGAGAATCTGGAGGAGGTGTGGGCAGTGACAGGAGTACCCCTGCTCTCTGACCGCTACCGCCTGAAGCAGCGCCTCACCCAGCTCATCTGGAACAGTGCAGAGAGCCCA GTGGAAGGCGTCTCTGAGTTTGTGCACAGCCTGTTCCGTCTGCTCTTGGAGATTTACGAACTGGAGTGCGAGCGCTTTCAAGACCCAGAGAGGCCTCTTTACATGTCCTTGCTGCACAGAGTCACTGCTCTGCCCTGGGAGGCCAAATCAAAGTACTTCCCCCTGTGTGCTCTGCTCCCCTACATTGGCACAGACAAG GTGCTGGAACATTTCCCCATGCTCCCCTGCCACCTCCTAAGCTGCCTCTCCACCAATCACCTCTCTCCCTGCGCCTCTGAGGCCTACAAGTGCATCATCAAGCACCAGAGACGGGAACTGTGTGCCAGGGCTGCCCTCTCGGAGACGGAGCTGGCGGAGCAGTGGGCCCGATGGTGGTATCCCACCCTGCTGGAAGCCCTGACCTCGGACGTGACCCTCCTGCAGAACAATGCCTGCAGCTACCTCCTGCCCTGGACCCTGCGCACCTTCCCAGCTGCCTTcgagctccttcaacaccaggTCTGCCTCTCCGGCCCGAGGCAGCTCCGAGCCTGGGCCAGCATCCTGGGCGCCCAGAGGACAGTGACTGGGTCTTCGCCCCTGCAGAGCAGCCAGCTGGGCCCGCTGCGCCTGTCTCTGGGCTCTCTGGATGACAGCGTGCGGCTGGCAGCCCTCAGCCTCCTCTGCTGCAGCCCCAAGACCAACCAGCCTCCCACGGAGCTGGAGCTCGCCGAGATGAGGGCCTTCATACCCCTGAACCTCAACTGCGACTCCTCCCCTTTCCGGCAGCACCTCCAGGCCGGGGTGAAGAAATTCCTTGTCCGAATCCGGGACAGCTGCCTGGCCTGCCTCAGAGCCAGGAAGGGCAAGATCGAGGGAGAACAGGAGGAGAAGAACTCTCTGGTGGCCCAGGGAGTAG cttttgtagATTGGCTGGCACAGTTGCCCTTTTACTACCTGGCCCCGGGGCTCACCTACCAGAGAAAGAAGACTGCTCTTCTCCTGTTGTCTGCGGTGTTGGAGACATGCACCGACAGCTGGAGCCCAGACAAGAAGAAAGGCCAGCCACCAG TGAACATGTCTGCTCTGATAGGCTGGGCGAGGCAGAGAGGACAATGGGATTTCTTCTCCAGGACCAATCTGCTGGTTCTCCTCCGCTGCTTGGAAGACGGCACCAACGAG ATCCGCGACTTGGGCTCCGAGCTGCTGCTGCGATTCTTCCCGCCTCTGCTGCCACAAGACCTGCGCCCCGGCCTGTTCGAGCGTGCACAGAAGCTCATATGCTGCCCTCGTGTGCAGGATGCTCAGGCAGGGGCACTGATGATGAAGATGGTCCTCCAGAC GTCAGAGGATCTTTCTTCAATCTTGAAGATCGACTGCAAGGCAGAGAGTGACCAGGTGCCCATGCAGGACGTGAATACAGTGTCTCTGGTCCTGTTTCTGCTCCAGGAGCTCCAGCAACACCACCTAGCTGCTGAGGAGGACATGCTGAACGCTGCCAGAACCAAACCAATCCATG GGGTTCTCGTGGCTCTGCAGAGGTGTCTCCTGGATGTCCCAAATGCTTGGATTTCAATGCAGACAGCTGACATCAGCCCCCGTGGGTCAGAGGTGATTCCCAGGCTGGTGGAGACCttggagaagattagcatgttCCTCCTGGGGGTGCTGTATGGAAACCAGGGGGGATCTTGTGAGGAGCAAG AAACGCCCCCATCGTTCTGTGACATGGGGAACGCTATCAACTGGGTGATCGCGCAGGGTGGGGGGCTGGCGGATGGAGAGGGGGACGACTGTGTGCTGCTGTCAGAGGAACACAGCCTCATTATGACTTGCTGTTGGGTCTCCTTGAAG GAAATTGGCATTTTTCTGGGCTCACTGGTGGAGAAGGTGTTCTTGGTGGCGCCCTCTGGTGCTGCGACACAGTCCCTGCTCACCATTGAAGATCTGAAGAAGATTGCCAAAGTGTTCAAGGATATTCTTCTCAAGTGTCGCCACTGG GGAGCTGTGGAGGGGTGCTGCGCCGGCTTCACTAAATTTTGTGCTGTTCTTCTGAATAACCCGAACCCAGAGCTACAGGCGATCCCTACAAGCATGCTGGAGCAG GGGTTGTTGGTGCTGCAGACGCCCCGCAGCACGTCGGTGACCCGGCGGGCAGCAGGGCTCCCCATGCTCATCCTCTGTATCGTAGCGGCAGAGAACGCCAGCAAAGCCCGGCCGCTGCTGGCCCACAGCATGAAGACCCTGCTGGACACGGCCAGAGCGCCTCTGCCACTGCACTGGGACCAGACCCTTGACCTGCCACAG GTGTGTGCAGTCCATGCCCTCCAGGCCGTGGTGCGATGCTCTGGGCTGGGCGTGGCCGTGTTACAGTTTGCTCCTGCCATGACCATGCTGTCTCTGAACGCCCTGAGTTCCCCCTGCTGGGCAATGAGGAATGCAGCCCTCCAGCTCTTCA GTTCTCTGTGCTCTCGGATGCTGGGCCAGCGGCCGAGTGGAGGGGACGGCTCTGTGCGGCACACCATGTCCCCCCCTGCCTTCTTCACAAACTACCCCGCGCTGCAGGCCTTCCTCCTGGGACAGCTAGAGGGCGCCGCCGAGTCCCTGGGCTCACCAGGAGAGGGGAGACTCCACCTCCACCCCTCCCTGCATTCTGTCCTCGCCCTGCTGGCAAAACTGCAGCCTGGAGTCCACGATGAAACTGG GTCTCTGTCCACTTTCCAGGCCCCTCTGCTCCAGCTGGCTGCCAGTCCAGTCTATGCCATGAGAGAGATGGCCTCAAAGGCTTTGCTCGCCATGACGCCCCCTTCTGAGTACATGAGCACTTTACTCCAATTGGCGGGAGAATTACCGGAAACCCGAGTGCCCTTCTGTCACAATCGCCTGCATGGGCAGCTGCTGCAGATACGGGCTCTGCTGGGTAGGACTTTGGGCACTGATGG ATTGGCAGTGGATACAGTGAATGTCTTGGTGGAGAAGTTTGAATCCAGGCTGTGGTTGATCACATCGACCCCCAAGTGCCCCTTAATCGGGTCGGCCTACTTGTGTGTTGCGGCCCAGCTGGCGAGATTCTGCACTCGCAGCTTCCTGGATCAGCTGCACACCAGCCTAATGATGGAGCTGCATGGCCCAAGGAACAGGCTGCAG GTGGGCTTGGCAGTATTCTCCCAGAATGCTGTGCGCTTCCTCTGTGATGAAGCCGTGAGAGCCGGAGACCCTGAGATGGGGGAGCAGGTGTGGCGGCTGCTTTCTGTGGGAGACCCTGACGTGCAGTTGGCTCTGGTCCGCTGGGCAGGGGATGGACAGAGCTGGAAGGACACTGACCTGCAGCCAGTTCTGGACAAAGCTCTGAGG GACAATCTGAAGGCCTTGCTGGAGAGAGGTAGTGTGGAGTACAGGAGAGCGTACCTGGAGGCTTTTGTGGCTGTGGTGACCACAGGTGCAGACAGCCCAGACCCCCAGGCTGCCCTTCCCCCCGGCCCGACCCAGTGGATCTGCACTGAGCTGCTATTGGACCTTCTAGAGAGCCGGTCTGGTGGGCCTGAGCTCCTCTCTCAGCTTCTCTGTGCTGTTGGTCTTCTACTGAGTGACAG CCCCGCAGATTCCCTGACCGAGCGCTGGTGCGGGCTGCTGGAGACTCACAGGACCCCTGAGACCTCCGACTCCCTAAGGCTGGGCTGTGCGAAGGCCCTGCGGCTGGGGGGGGCTCCCCTGGTGCGCAGGGCACTGGCAGGCCGGGCCCCGTGCCCCGCTCTCTGCGCCAG GTTGATCAATACTGGCCTCTACCTGTTGCAGGACGAGGATCAGCAGGTGAGGACGGAGGCCGCTAGGTTCGGCTCCATGGTGACATTCACCAAAGACGGGCAGCCCTGCTTTGAGATGCAGGCGAACCAGGTGCTGCTCTCCCTCCTAGACCTGCTTCTGGAGGAATTCTGGGATAGGCCGGACAGCCTGGAGGCCTTGCTGTCTCACCTCCCACCACCAGACTTGGACGCAGTGCTGAGGGACACCCAGGACACGCA GAGCCTCAGTCTGTATGAGCAAGACGAGCCCAACGTGTTTGCAGAACCAGCCGTGATGTCGCAGGTCCTGCTGCCCTATCTCCTCCGGCTGGCTGACCGGGCGCGCACCTCCGCCTGTGTCAGGGAGCAGCTGAGCCGCTGGGCGACGGACAGTACGGCACAAATAATGACCAGCTTTCACCGCTGCCAGGAGCTGCTCACTGCAG GCTGCGTGGAAGTGCAGCACAGGCCCCATTTCCATGGCGTCCTAGCTGGCCTTTTCACGAGGGCTGCTCTCCTCCTGCGCTTCCTGGAGTCCGTGGAAGACCCCCGGCTTCCCTGCCCAGCCCCGTTCCTGCGGTCCCAGCTGCAGGACACTCACAGGCTGCTCTCTCGGTACGGCATCCTCACTCCCGTGGAACTGACTTCACTCTTACTGACACCAGTCAAACTCCCCCTGGAAAATCTGCAGATCTGGTGA